Proteins encoded together in one Neobacillus sp. FSL H8-0543 window:
- the rnr gene encoding ribonuclease R: protein MENNIQEHIDKLLQYMKDEAYKPLTVQELEAAFGITDSSDFKVFVKALVQMEEKGLVVRTRSNRYGLPQKMNLIRGKLIGHAKGFAFVAPDEPGMDDIFIPPNETNTAMHGDTVLARISSESSGQRQEGSIIRVLERGIQQIVGTYVESKSFGFVIPDDKKFASDIFIPKAASKGAIEGHKVVVKLITYPEGRKSAEGEVINVLGHKNDPGVDILSIIHKHGLPMAFPDEVLKQANETPDTIDESELVNRRDLRDEVIVTIDGADAKDLDDAVTVTKLENGNYKLGVHIADVSYYVKEGTPIDLEAEERATSVYLVDRVIPMIPHRLSNGICSLNPKVDRLVLSCDMEITPAGQVVNHEIFQSVIKTTERMTYHDVNLILVEKEEETRARYEPLVPMFELMEELAAVLRNKRMQRGAIDFDFKESKILVDEESKPTDVVLRERSVAEKLIEEFMLAANETVAEHFHWLQVPFIYRIHEDPKEDKLRKFFEFITNFGYLVRGTANEVHPKALQEIIEEVRGKPEEMVVSTVMLRSMQQAKYDPESLGHFGLSTEFYTHFTSPIRRYPDTIVHRLIRTYLIEGKLDETTRAKWDARLPEIAQHSSKMERRSVDAERETDDLKKAEYMEDKIGEEYDGIISSVTNFGMFVELPNTIEGLVHVSYMTDDYYRFDERHFAMIGERTGNVFRIGDEITVRVVKVNKDERSIDFEIVGMKGTPRERTETTKKIFRTGSDSKKPRRNQAQGGTNKKSESTTQGAAKKKKRKFYENVPIQKSTKRKKKR from the coding sequence TTGGAAAATAATATTCAAGAGCATATAGACAAGCTTTTGCAATATATGAAGGATGAGGCATATAAGCCTTTGACAGTACAAGAGCTGGAAGCAGCTTTTGGGATTACAGATTCCAGTGACTTTAAGGTGTTTGTTAAAGCACTTGTCCAAATGGAGGAAAAAGGATTAGTGGTGCGTACCCGCAGCAACCGCTATGGCTTGCCGCAAAAAATGAATTTAATTCGTGGAAAGTTGATCGGGCATGCAAAGGGATTTGCCTTTGTTGCACCAGATGAGCCAGGGATGGATGATATTTTCATTCCGCCCAATGAAACCAACACTGCCATGCATGGAGATACCGTATTAGCACGGATATCCTCTGAGAGCTCAGGCCAGCGTCAGGAAGGAAGCATTATCCGCGTCCTTGAGCGGGGAATTCAGCAAATTGTCGGGACGTATGTGGAAAGCAAAAGCTTTGGCTTTGTCATTCCCGATGATAAAAAGTTTGCCAGTGACATTTTTATTCCTAAAGCAGCTTCTAAAGGTGCTATAGAAGGCCATAAAGTTGTTGTTAAGCTTATCACCTATCCAGAGGGAAGAAAAAGTGCGGAGGGTGAAGTAATAAATGTTTTAGGTCATAAAAACGATCCAGGAGTCGATATTCTCTCAATTATTCATAAGCATGGGCTGCCGATGGCGTTTCCTGATGAAGTGCTTAAGCAAGCCAATGAAACACCAGATACGATTGATGAGAGTGAGCTGGTGAACCGCCGTGACCTTAGGGATGAAGTCATTGTAACCATCGATGGTGCAGATGCCAAGGATCTTGATGATGCCGTAACTGTAACAAAGCTCGAGAATGGAAACTATAAGCTAGGCGTACATATTGCAGATGTAAGCTATTATGTAAAAGAAGGCACACCGATTGATCTTGAAGCAGAAGAAAGGGCGACAAGTGTTTATTTAGTTGACCGAGTAATCCCAATGATTCCGCATCGCTTGTCAAACGGGATTTGTTCCTTAAATCCGAAAGTTGATCGGTTAGTGCTCTCCTGTGATATGGAGATTACACCAGCTGGTCAAGTCGTTAACCATGAGATTTTTCAAAGTGTGATTAAAACGACGGAGCGCATGACTTATCATGATGTAAATTTAATTCTCGTTGAAAAAGAAGAAGAAACGAGAGCCAGATATGAGCCGCTGGTTCCGATGTTTGAATTAATGGAAGAGCTTGCTGCTGTTTTACGTAACAAAAGAATGCAGCGCGGGGCGATAGACTTTGATTTTAAAGAATCAAAAATACTTGTTGACGAGGAAAGTAAGCCGACAGATGTTGTTCTCCGGGAACGGTCTGTTGCTGAAAAGTTAATTGAAGAGTTCATGCTTGCAGCGAATGAAACGGTCGCAGAGCATTTTCACTGGTTACAAGTGCCGTTTATTTACCGTATTCACGAGGATCCAAAGGAAGATAAGCTAAGGAAGTTTTTCGAGTTTATCACTAACTTTGGTTATCTTGTAAGAGGTACAGCTAATGAGGTCCACCCAAAAGCGCTACAGGAAATTATTGAGGAAGTTCGCGGTAAGCCGGAAGAAATGGTCGTATCAACTGTGATGCTGCGTTCGATGCAGCAGGCAAAATATGATCCTGAGAGCCTTGGACATTTCGGTCTTTCCACTGAATTCTATACCCATTTCACCTCACCGATTCGGCGTTACCCTGACACGATTGTCCATCGCTTGATTCGGACGTATTTAATTGAGGGCAAGCTGGATGAAACAACAAGGGCCAAATGGGATGCTCGTTTGCCTGAAATTGCACAGCATTCATCTAAAATGGAGCGTCGTTCTGTTGATGCTGAGCGGGAAACAGATGATTTGAAGAAAGCTGAATACATGGAAGATAAAATTGGCGAAGAGTATGATGGAATCATCAGCTCAGTGACTAATTTTGGTATGTTTGTTGAACTGCCGAATACGATCGAAGGTCTTGTTCATGTTAGTTATATGACAGATGATTATTATCGTTTTGATGAGCGCCATTTCGCAATGATTGGCGAACGGACAGGGAATGTGTTCCGGATTGGTGATGAAATCACTGTCCGTGTGGTAAAAGTAAACAAGGATGAACGTTCAATTGATTTTGAAATAGTTGGAATGAAAGGGACTCCTCGGGAACGAACAGAAACAACGAAGAAGATATTTAGAACTGGCAGTGATTCGAAAAAGCCGCGCCGTAATCAAGCGCAAGGCGGAACAAATAAAAAGTCCGAATCCACCACCCAGGGAGCCGCCAAGAAAAAGAAAAGAAAGTTTTATGAGAATGTCCCGATTCAGAAAAGTACGAAACGGAAAAAGAAAAGATAA
- the secG gene encoding preprotein translocase subunit SecG: MHALFVTLLVIVSIGLIVVVLLQSGKSAGLSGAISGGAESLFGKQKARGLDLILHRITIVLAVLFILLAVAVAYLQI; this comes from the coding sequence ATGCATGCATTATTTGTAACATTATTAGTAATTGTAAGTATTGGACTTATTGTGGTAGTATTACTCCAATCAGGTAAAAGTGCTGGACTATCTGGAGCGATTTCAGGCGGTGCTGAATCACTTTTCGGTAAACAAAAAGCTCGTGGTCTTGATTTGATTTTACATCGTATTACTATCGTATTAGCGGTCTTATTCATTCTTCTCGCAGTCGCTGTAGCTTATTTGCAAATATAA
- a CDS encoding carboxylesterase, with protein MKIATPKPFTFGEGERAVLLLHGFTGNPADVRMLGRFLEKKGYTCHAPQYKGHGVPPEELLHTGPEDWWQDVINGYNFLKNKGHEEIAVAGLSLGGVFSLKLGYTVPIKGIVPMCAPMFIKSEEVMYQGILEYARDYKQLEGKAAEQIVIEMNEFEKTPMNTLKALQELISDVREHVDMIYAPTFVVQGRHDKMINTDSANIIYNEVESEIKKIKWYEESGHVITFDNERDQLHEDIYAFLEKLDWRE; from the coding sequence ATGAAAATTGCTACACCAAAGCCCTTTACATTTGGTGAGGGAGAAAGAGCGGTTTTATTATTACATGGTTTCACGGGTAATCCGGCTGATGTTCGGATGCTCGGCCGATTTCTTGAGAAAAAAGGATATACTTGTCATGCTCCCCAATACAAAGGCCATGGCGTACCACCAGAAGAACTACTGCATACCGGTCCAGAGGATTGGTGGCAGGATGTGATCAATGGCTACAATTTTTTAAAAAATAAAGGTCATGAAGAAATTGCTGTGGCAGGACTTTCGCTGGGAGGCGTATTTTCCTTAAAATTGGGTTACACTGTACCTATAAAAGGCATTGTACCGATGTGTGCGCCCATGTTTATAAAAAGTGAAGAGGTAATGTATCAAGGAATTCTTGAATATGCCCGTGATTATAAACAACTAGAAGGAAAAGCTGCTGAACAAATTGTAATAGAAATGAATGAGTTTGAAAAGACACCGATGAATACATTAAAAGCGCTTCAAGAATTAATTTCAGATGTTCGGGAGCATGTCGACATGATCTATGCGCCAACGTTCGTCGTTCAAGGCCGTCATGACAAAATGATAAATACAGATAGTGCGAACATCATTTACAATGAAGTAGAGTCTGAAATAAAGAAGATAAAGTGGTATGAGGAGTCAGGACATGTTATCACGTTTGATAATGAGCGTGATCAGCTTCATGAAGATATATATGCCTTTTTAGAAAAACTAGATTGGCGTGAGTAA
- a CDS encoding GntR family transcriptional regulator, producing the protein MKKNISNKLKRPLYVNVYDELLLQISKGEYPTDSRLPSEPDLAKKLGVSRATLRQALALLQDDGLIRNIHGKGNFVVDSFYKQQPDIKLEKLSNPMHKCHINTFDRIDIQYYLDPDTEYTKQVLKRDSSRVVAIDRFYYKGNDLVGYAFTFISMETVEDLSLDLDNKELLLDFMENQAYVNAIHGEIEIKFTQTANIANRKDSLLGRNNCFLLMESLYSNADYPIMFNKFYVPQQFAKIKLNVNK; encoded by the coding sequence ATGAAAAAGAATATATCAAATAAATTAAAAAGGCCACTCTATGTAAATGTATATGACGAGCTTCTTCTTCAAATTTCTAAAGGAGAATACCCCACAGATAGCAGGCTTCCTTCAGAACCAGATTTAGCAAAGAAACTAGGGGTTAGTCGTGCAACGTTAAGACAAGCTTTAGCACTTTTGCAGGATGACGGATTGATAAGAAATATACACGGGAAGGGAAACTTTGTCGTTGACTCATTTTACAAACAACAACCCGATATTAAATTAGAAAAATTAAGTAACCCGATGCATAAGTGCCATATAAATACATTCGATCGAATCGATATACAATACTATCTGGACCCGGACACAGAATATACTAAACAAGTATTAAAAAGAGATTCATCTAGAGTAGTAGCAATAGACCGCTTTTATTATAAAGGGAACGATTTAGTAGGCTATGCTTTTACTTTTATATCCATGGAAACGGTAGAAGATTTATCGTTGGACTTAGATAATAAGGAACTACTACTGGATTTTATGGAGAACCAGGCGTATGTGAATGCGATTCATGGAGAAATTGAAATAAAGTTTACACAGACTGCTAATATAGCTAATCGAAAAGATAGCTTATTAGGCCGAAATAATTGTTTTTTATTAATGGAAAGCCTTTACAGTAATGCAGATTACCCAATCATGTTTAATAAATTTTATGTACCTCAGCAGTTTGCGAAAATAAAATTAAATGTAAATAAATAG
- the smpB gene encoding SsrA-binding protein SmpB, which produces MPKGIGKVVAQNKKAYHDYFIEETYEAGIVLQGTEIKSIRAGKVNLKDSYVRIHNGEAHLNSMHVSPYEQGNRYNHDPLRMRKLLLHKREIDKLYGETKQAGYALIPLKLYLKNGFCKVLVGLAKGKKNYDKREDLKQKEAKRDIERAFRDKQKM; this is translated from the coding sequence ATGCCAAAAGGTATAGGGAAAGTAGTTGCGCAAAACAAAAAGGCTTACCATGATTATTTTATCGAAGAAACCTATGAAGCAGGGATTGTTCTGCAAGGGACGGAGATAAAGTCGATTCGGGCTGGTAAGGTTAATTTAAAGGATTCCTATGTTCGAATTCATAATGGCGAAGCACATTTGAATAGTATGCATGTGAGTCCTTATGAGCAAGGGAACCGCTACAATCATGACCCATTAAGAATGCGCAAGCTGCTGCTCCATAAACGTGAAATTGATAAACTGTATGGAGAAACGAAGCAAGCAGGGTATGCGTTAATTCCCCTTAAGCTCTATTTGAAGAATGGCTTTTGTAAGGTATTAGTTGGATTAGCAAAAGGTAAGAAGAATTATGATAAGCGCGAAGATTTGAAGCAAAAAGAAGCAAAGCGTGATATCGAGCGTGCTTTCCGTGATAAGCAAAAAATGTAA